One region of Lusitaniella coriacea LEGE 07157 genomic DNA includes:
- a CDS encoding type II toxin-antitoxin system HicA family toxin: MNKREKLRKRLKNTPNNVTFAEIRKLLEQEGFVLDRVTGSHHIFTKDEITFVVPVHNKKVKTIYVKRAIELIEQSESKEDEEEQ, encoded by the coding sequence ATGAACAAGCGAGAAAAGTTACGCAAACGCTTAAAAAATACCCCCAATAATGTGACATTTGCAGAGATTCGGAAACTTTTAGAGCAGGAAGGGTTTGTACTAGATCGCGTTACAGGCAGTCATCATATTTTCACGAAGGATGAAATTACATTTGTCGTTCCAGTTCACAACAAAAAGGTAAAAACGATTTATGTAAAGCGCGCGATCGAACTCATCGAACAATCAGAAAGTAAAGAAGACGAGGAAGAGCAATGA
- a CDS encoding element excision factor XisI family protein yields MDCSLSYATILKQTVQKATIAQPRLQAIQLYPVCDADSGHFLILATGWDKQQWIDSILFHARLVNDRVLIEQDNFEEGLTHALIAAGINAEHIVTSLEPHGNSSQTEWVDAV; encoded by the coding sequence ATGGATTGTTCATTAAGCTATGCAACTATCCTCAAACAAACTGTGCAAAAAGCGACAATCGCTCAACCTCGCCTACAAGCAATTCAACTTTACCCCGTCTGCGATGCAGATTCAGGTCACTTTCTGATTCTTGCTACAGGCTGGGATAAACAACAATGGATTGACTCGATCCTATTTCATGCTCGCTTAGTCAACGATCGCGTTCTCATCGAACAGGATAATTTTGAGGAAGGTCTAACTCACGCTCTCATTGCAGCAGGAATCAATGCAGAGCATATTGTAACCAGCCTCGAACCGCATGGCAATTCAAGTCAGACGGAGTGGGTTGATGCGGTGTGA
- the hppD gene encoding 4-hydroxyphenylpyruvate dioxygenase, protein MTEFCPIKGFDHLEFYVGNAKQAATFYAKGFGFVNTAYQGLETGDRKTASYVMEQGEIRLVLSTGLSEDRTIAQSVLKHGDAIAVIALEVPDAVRAYRETTARGAIGAIPPTEEEDEDGILRYSAIRIYGDTLIKFVDRAHYRGIFAPGFREQQGLQEKGVGLRAIDHVVGSVELGAMDRWVQFFAKTMGFTLLAHFDDKAISTEYSALMSKVVQDGTGKIKLPINEPARGKRKSQIEEYLEYNNGAGIQHIALATDDIIATVSQLREKGIEFLHVPPSYYEDLERRVGKIEEPIEKLAELGILVDRDEEGYLLQIFTQPLEDRPTLFFEAIERHGCQGFGEGNFKSLFEAIEREQARRGNL, encoded by the coding sequence ATGACTGAATTTTGTCCGATAAAGGGATTCGACCATCTTGAATTTTATGTGGGGAATGCCAAACAAGCGGCAACCTTTTATGCAAAGGGGTTCGGATTCGTCAATACCGCTTATCAGGGACTTGAAACGGGCGATCGCAAAACGGCATCCTACGTGATGGAACAGGGGGAGATTCGCTTGGTATTGAGTACGGGGTTGAGTGAAGATCGGACAATTGCTCAAAGTGTATTGAAACATGGGGACGCGATCGCGGTTATTGCCTTGGAAGTTCCCGATGCCGTTCGAGCATACCGCGAAACGACTGCGCGGGGAGCAATCGGTGCAATTCCTCCCACAGAAGAAGAGGATGAAGATGGAATTCTGCGTTATTCTGCAATTCGCATTTACGGCGATACGTTGATTAAGTTTGTCGATCGCGCCCATTATAGGGGAATTTTTGCCCCTGGTTTTCGAGAACAGCAGGGACTCCAGGAGAAGGGTGTTGGGTTGCGCGCGATCGATCACGTTGTCGGAAGCGTCGAACTCGGCGCGATGGATCGATGGGTGCAGTTCTTCGCCAAGACAATGGGATTCACTCTGTTGGCGCATTTTGACGATAAAGCCATCTCCACTGAATATTCTGCCCTAATGTCTAAGGTGGTACAGGATGGGACGGGTAAGATTAAATTGCCGATTAACGAACCCGCACGAGGCAAACGCAAATCCCAAATTGAAGAGTATTTGGAGTATAACAACGGCGCTGGAATTCAGCACATTGCTCTCGCAACAGATGACATTATTGCCACAGTCTCCCAATTGCGAGAAAAAGGAATTGAGTTTCTTCACGTTCCGCCAAGCTATTACGAAGACTTAGAACGGCGAGTGGGGAAGATTGAAGAACCTATTGAAAAGCTAGCAGAATTGGGCATTCTAGTCGATCGCGACGAGGAGGGATATTTATTACAAATTTTCACCCAACCCTTAGAAGATCGCCCTACATTATTTTTTGAAGCGATCGAACGCCACGGGTGTCAGGGGTTTGGCGAGGGGAATTTTAAATCTTTATTTGAAGCAATCGAGCGGGAACAAGCACGACGCGGGAATTTGTAG
- a CDS encoding type II toxin-antitoxin system HicB family antitoxin encodes MNYPIIIYPCDEGGYVAEIPALKGCLAQGETLSETLAELEIVKKLWLETAKKHGRTLPDVEGEVQKVKALSYSR; translated from the coding sequence ATGAACTATCCCATTATAATTTACCCTTGCGATGAGGGAGGCTATGTTGCAGAAATTCCAGCCCTTAAAGGATGCTTGGCTCAGGGAGAAACCTTGTCTGAAACATTAGCAGAACTGGAGATTGTCAAAAAGCTATGGCTTGAAACTGCAAAAAAACATGGACGGACATTACCAGATGTTGAGGGGGAAGTTCAAAAGGTTAAAGCTTTGAGCTACAGCCGTTGA
- a CDS encoding XisH family protein produces the protein MSRRDDLHFSLRRTLEKDGWIVTDDPLILVLKQTLLKADLGAEKFFTAEKAERKIAVEVKDFDSPSVISELEKTMGQLQLYQWALEEQQPERQLFLAVSQAIFMKHFQKPIFQLAVKRNTINLLVYEPKREVILQWIVH, from the coding sequence ATGTCTCGACGAGACGATTTACATTTTTCTCTGCGGCGCACTCTCGAAAAAGATGGGTGGATCGTTACGGACGATCCTTTAATTTTGGTGCTAAAACAAACGCTTTTGAAAGCTGATTTGGGAGCTGAAAAGTTTTTCACTGCGGAGAAAGCAGAACGCAAAATTGCTGTTGAGGTAAAAGATTTTGACTCCCCCTCCGTTATCAGCGAACTGGAAAAAACGATGGGTCAACTTCAATTGTATCAATGGGCATTAGAAGAACAGCAACCAGAACGCCAGTTATTCTTAGCCGTGAGCCAAGCAATTTTTATGAAGCACTTTCAAAAGCCGATTTTCCAATTAGCCGTTAAGCGAAATACAATCAACTTGTTAGTGTATGAACCAAAGCGGGAGGTGATTCTCCAATGGATTGTTCATTAA
- a CDS encoding thylakoid membrane photosystem I accumulation factor, which yields MTLLQSRVSPIATIQHLLKRLLLVAIIGFLCFFWATPPASAGLNDDRFDGNIYVIYAGNGSLVPSKSTLADSLKRERPAILVFYADDSRDSKQYALIVSRFQEFYGRAATIIPVAIDSIALDTEYPPTEPAHYYKGLIPQTVVIDQKGKVVFDEVGQVPFEQVDDVLREVFDLLPRSESVELKRRSFNEFNAELSE from the coding sequence ATGACACTATTACAATCTAGAGTCTCTCCTATTGCGACAATTCAGCATCTTCTTAAACGGCTTCTGCTCGTTGCGATTATTGGATTTCTCTGTTTCTTTTGGGCAACACCTCCCGCCTCCGCTGGTCTTAATGACGATCGCTTCGATGGTAATATCTACGTCATTTATGCGGGGAATGGTTCCCTCGTCCCCTCAAAATCAACCCTAGCAGACTCCCTCAAGCGGGAAAGACCGGCTATTTTGGTGTTTTACGCAGACGACAGCCGCGACAGCAAGCAATACGCCCTCATCGTATCCCGATTCCAAGAATTTTACGGTCGAGCCGCCACAATTATTCCCGTCGCCATTGACTCCATCGCCCTCGATACAGAATATCCCCCCACAGAACCCGCTCACTACTACAAAGGTTTAATCCCGCAAACCGTGGTAATCGACCAAAAGGGTAAGGTGGTTTTTGATGAAGTCGGACAAGTCCCCTTTGAGCAAGTGGACGATGTTTTGCGAGAGGTTTTCGACTTGCTACCCCGTTCTGAGTCCGTGGAGTTGAAGCGGCGCTCGTTTAATGAGTTTAATGCGGAATTGAGCGAATAG
- a CDS encoding Lrp/AsnC family transcriptional regulator has product MLKHHATNLKPLSGNAESLKKLDDLDRKLLRLLQENGRMTSAELARRVNLSPPGLQKRLKKLEESGTIDRYVTLVNRAVLGLDLLCFVQVTLAYHQPECASQFCDRVQELPEILECHHLTGEFDYLLKIVVRDRQNLETLLSQTIAKIPGVDRIRPNIVLKEVKASTSLPLD; this is encoded by the coding sequence TTGCTCAAACATCACGCCACAAACCTCAAACCTTTATCGGGGAACGCCGAGTCACTCAAAAAACTCGATGACTTGGATCGAAAACTCTTGCGCCTCTTACAGGAAAACGGACGCATGACTAGCGCAGAATTAGCGCGTCGCGTCAATCTTTCCCCTCCCGGATTGCAGAAACGCCTCAAAAAGCTTGAAGAAAGCGGCACGATCGATCGCTATGTCACCCTCGTGAATCGTGCCGTTCTCGGTTTGGATCTCCTCTGTTTCGTGCAAGTTACCCTCGCATACCACCAACCCGAATGTGCGAGTCAATTCTGCGATCGCGTCCAGGAATTGCCCGAAATCCTTGAATGTCATCACCTCACTGGAGAATTCGATTATTTGCTTAAAATTGTAGTGCGCGATCGGCAAAATCTGGAAACCTTACTCTCCCAAACCATCGCTAAAATTCCCGGAGTCGATCGCATTCGTCCCAATATTGTTCTCAAGGAAGTGAAAGCTTCAACTTCGCTACCCTTAGATTAA
- a CDS encoding contractile injection system tape measure protein — MTQQHHKIKQQILELHVSSDLKSFELQNKISALYRSKIIPLIEAYCNRLSNPDCIHRIDSLEIDLGEIEISSLEVDFVQKVADNLYEQLSQKLAPISAPPNNSSIPIERTKSSQPISPIEANFELFRYFLEMGRLPWWREALNPREFEQLFNKLIAESPQKTKSLLQNSLKQEKFVPRILYQFSEPMLMNLLELIAPAWHPIVRAYLRDINILAPHIQSWRGITPHQLRQAIWRGILLQISLNPRTDTVLQGNLFYLAAQFKIDARSLFKELQITIQDLIRERVDFASELPQKITTISQEIIHEEIVFPTFSEKEISKNIEHLINALGNIKNLDANSKNLFSLALEIDSILSQIKSSSPKDTDREPSIQTILNPLLERVSALTTAIAKREAIPSVERIETIVRDLKSIYRKVTRTDKAPQSQTLIEFNTPQDSYMSSKDTEDIYIQNSGLVLLWPFLNRFFETLGLVESSQFIAPQTAYQSVLLLQYLADNSVDTLEYLLPLNKILCGIDLTEPVEAYLDISEIEKDECNALLSATIQNWSALKNTSIDGFRQAFLQRSGILRSHHGDWLLQIEHQTHDILLDRLPWSIRVIKLPWMKRVLYTEW; from the coding sequence GTGACTCAACAACACCATAAAATCAAGCAGCAAATCTTAGAGTTGCACGTTAGTTCTGATCTCAAATCATTTGAGCTTCAGAACAAGATTAGCGCGCTCTATCGCAGCAAAATAATTCCCCTCATTGAAGCATATTGCAATCGCCTCAGCAATCCAGATTGCATCCATCGCATCGATAGCCTTGAAATTGACCTCGGCGAGATTGAAATTAGTAGTTTGGAAGTAGATTTCGTTCAAAAGGTTGCAGACAATTTATACGAGCAATTATCTCAAAAACTCGCTCCTATTTCTGCACCGCCTAACAACAGTTCTATTCCAATTGAGCGCACAAAATCCTCACAACCCATCAGTCCCATTGAGGCGAATTTTGAACTGTTTCGTTATTTCTTGGAAATGGGACGTTTACCGTGGTGGCGCGAAGCATTAAACCCAAGAGAGTTCGAGCAGCTTTTTAACAAACTGATTGCCGAATCCCCACAAAAAACAAAGTCTTTGCTACAAAATAGCCTAAAACAGGAAAAATTTGTGCCGCGCATTCTCTATCAGTTTTCCGAACCCATGCTGATGAATCTCCTTGAATTAATCGCACCTGCTTGGCATCCAATTGTTCGTGCTTACCTCAGAGATATTAATATCCTAGCTCCCCATATTCAATCCTGGCGAGGAATTACACCGCATCAACTCAGACAAGCAATTTGGCGTGGGATATTGTTGCAAATTTCCCTAAACCCTAGGACTGATACAGTTTTACAAGGCAATTTATTCTATCTTGCCGCTCAGTTTAAAATTGACGCGCGATCGCTCTTTAAAGAATTGCAAATTACTATTCAAGATTTAATACGAGAAAGAGTCGATTTTGCTAGCGAATTACCCCAAAAAATTACAACTATATCTCAGGAGATAATACATGAAGAGATCGTTTTCCCGACTTTTTCGGAAAAAGAAATTTCCAAAAATATAGAGCATCTTATAAACGCTTTAGGAAACATAAAAAATCTCGATGCTAACTCAAAAAATCTTTTTTCATTGGCACTCGAAATTGACTCTATTTTATCCCAAATCAAGAGTTCAAGTCCGAAAGATACCGATCGCGAACCTTCCATTCAAACAATACTAAATCCTTTACTAGAAAGGGTTTCGGCACTGACTACTGCCATTGCAAAACGAGAAGCCATCCCTTCAGTCGAGCGCATTGAAACCATTGTGCGCGATCTCAAAAGTATCTACCGTAAGGTAACACGCACGGACAAAGCTCCACAATCCCAAACACTTATTGAATTTAATACACCCCAAGACTCATATATGTCTTCAAAAGATACTGAAGACATCTATATTCAAAATTCCGGCTTGGTTTTACTTTGGCCTTTTCTCAATCGCTTTTTTGAAACCCTCGGCTTGGTTGAATCGAGTCAATTTATTGCGCCTCAGACCGCATATCAATCCGTACTCTTATTGCAGTATTTAGCAGACAATTCAGTTGATACATTAGAGTATTTATTACCTCTCAATAAAATTCTGTGTGGCATTGATTTAACAGAACCTGTTGAAGCCTATTTAGATATATCAGAAATTGAAAAAGACGAATGCAACGCACTTCTTTCTGCAACAATCCAAAATTGGTCAGCCTTAAAAAATACATCAATTGATGGCTTCAGACAAGCATTTTTACAAAGATCGGGGATTTTACGTTCTCATCATGGAGATTGGCTACTGCAAATAGAACACCAAACTCACGATATTTTACTCGATCGGCTACCCTGGAGTATTCGAGTTATTAAATTGCCGTGGATGAAGCGGGTTTTATACACAGAATGGTGA
- a CDS encoding DUF4279 domain-containing protein yields the protein MQNLASQVAISEVLNPTLGVTEQVLAVHKLVVQDGNPLILEVDKDSEPGAYYLYFKIEDEPYHFVIVIREEGKNLVASAAYIEAAIRVYLSICSTTLHPREITKKVKLNPTKIHVLGELKYPRISHRKFTQNYWYFEPQKGMPGNLENKLKFLLDRLETKQSAIANKLKHI from the coding sequence TTGCAAAATCTAGCATCTCAGGTTGCAATTTCTGAAGTTTTAAATCCAACACTTGGAGTGACTGAGCAAGTTTTAGCAGTGCATAAACTTGTGGTTCAAGATGGAAATCCGTTGATTCTAGAAGTTGATAAGGACAGCGAACCGGGTGCTTATTATCTCTATTTTAAAATTGAAGATGAGCCTTATCATTTTGTCATTGTTATCAGAGAAGAAGGAAAAAATCTTGTTGCATCTGCTGCTTATATTGAGGCAGCAATACGAGTATATCTCTCAATCTGTAGCACTACACTTCATCCAAGAGAAATTACCAAAAAAGTGAAGTTAAATCCGACAAAAATACACGTGCTGGGAGAACTAAAATATCCTCGAATCTCTCATAGGAAATTCACGCAAAATTACTGGTACTTTGAACCACAGAAAGGTATGCCGGGGAATTTAGAAAACAAATTAAAATTTCTCCTCGATCGACTTGAAACAAAACAATCCGCGATCGCGAATAAGCTCAAGCACATCTAA
- the ileS gene encoding isoleucine--tRNA ligase, whose amino-acid sequence MTEPKSYKDTVNLPQTDFSMRANAVKREPELQALWAENRIYEKLSQDNPGETFVLHDGPPYANGSLHMGHALNKILKDIVNKYKMLRGYKVHYVPGWDCHGLPIELKVLQKMKSKERQALTPLTLRQKARDFALAAVDEQRTGFKRYGIWGDWDNPYLTLKPEYEAAQIDVFGQMALKGYIYRGLKPVHWSPSSRTALAEAELEYPEGHTSRSVYAAFAVTKLGEGAKDLEQFLPNLGAAIWTTTPWTLPGNLAIALNPDLTYTVVEVKGEVKTFQYLIVAQELVSRLAEKFGVTLTVKATLKGKDLEHCTYKHPLYDRESEILIGGDYVTTESGTGLVHTAPGHGQEDYIVGQRYGLPILSPVDDKGNFTEEAGQFAGLNVLKDANEAIIQALIEADSLLLEESYAHKYPYDWRTKKPTIFRATEQWFASVEGFRDAALKAIESVKWFPPQGENRIVSMVADRSDWCISRQRSWGVPIPVFYEEETNEPLLNEETINHVREIIAKKGSDAWWELSVEELLPESYRNNGKTYRKGTDTMDVWFDSGSSWSAVVQQREGLEYPADIYLEGSDQHRGWFQSSLLTSVATNGIAPYKTVLTHGFILDEQGKKMSKSLGNGVEPDTIINGGKNKKQEPPYGADVMRLWVSSVDYSSDVPLGRNILKQLSDVYRKIRNTSRFLLGNLHDFNPEEHAIAYENLPELDKYMLHRITEVFADVTAAFESFQFFRFFQTVQNFCVVDLSNFYLDVAKDRLYISDLNSPRRRSCQTVLAVALENLARAIAPVLSHLAEDIWQFLPYKTSHESVFASGWVEMQKQWENPELKASWTFLRELRDEVNKVMESARSAKAIGSSLEAKVLLYVPDSEKRAKLQQMNPKESFSNNCVDELRYLFLASQVELVDTAEAVQKAEFKSESDTLAVGIVKAEGEKCDRCWNYSTHVGEFGDDPTICERCVEALAGKF is encoded by the coding sequence GTGACAGAACCCAAAAGCTACAAAGACACCGTAAATCTGCCTCAAACCGACTTCAGTATGCGCGCCAACGCCGTGAAGCGGGAACCGGAATTGCAAGCATTGTGGGCAGAAAACCGAATTTACGAAAAACTGTCACAGGACAATCCGGGCGAGACTTTTGTGCTGCACGATGGCCCTCCCTACGCCAATGGTTCGCTGCACATGGGTCACGCCCTGAACAAAATTCTCAAAGATATTGTCAATAAATATAAGATGCTGCGGGGCTATAAGGTGCATTACGTCCCTGGATGGGACTGTCATGGTTTGCCCATTGAGTTGAAAGTCTTGCAAAAGATGAAATCGAAGGAGCGTCAAGCGCTCACGCCGCTTACACTGCGTCAAAAAGCGAGGGATTTTGCTCTTGCGGCGGTAGACGAACAAAGGACGGGTTTCAAGCGCTACGGGATTTGGGGAGATTGGGATAATCCTTACCTCACCCTGAAACCGGAATACGAGGCGGCGCAAATTGATGTGTTTGGGCAAATGGCGCTCAAGGGCTATATTTATCGAGGGTTGAAGCCTGTTCATTGGAGTCCCAGTTCGCGCACGGCGTTGGCGGAGGCGGAGTTGGAATACCCGGAAGGTCACACCTCTCGCAGCGTCTATGCGGCGTTTGCGGTGACGAAATTAGGAGAAGGTGCAAAGGATTTAGAGCAATTTTTACCGAATTTGGGTGCGGCGATTTGGACGACGACTCCTTGGACGTTACCGGGGAATTTAGCGATCGCGCTCAATCCGGATTTGACCTATACTGTCGTTGAGGTTAAGGGAGAGGTTAAAACGTTCCAATACCTCATCGTTGCGCAAGAGTTGGTGTCGCGGTTGGCGGAGAAGTTTGGCGTAACCCTGACGGTAAAAGCGACGCTGAAAGGGAAGGATTTGGAGCATTGCACCTATAAGCATCCCCTGTACGATCGCGAAAGTGAAATTCTGATCGGTGGCGATTATGTTACCACTGAATCCGGGACGGGTTTGGTTCACACCGCACCGGGTCACGGTCAAGAGGATTATATCGTGGGTCAGCGCTACGGATTGCCGATTCTTTCTCCAGTGGATGATAAGGGGAACTTTACGGAAGAAGCGGGACAATTTGCGGGATTGAATGTTTTAAAAGATGCCAACGAAGCGATTATTCAAGCATTAATTGAAGCGGATTCTCTCCTATTAGAAGAATCCTACGCCCATAAATATCCCTACGATTGGCGCACAAAAAAACCAACGATTTTCCGCGCAACAGAACAGTGGTTTGCGTCCGTTGAAGGGTTCAGAGATGCGGCATTAAAAGCAATTGAATCGGTAAAATGGTTTCCGCCGCAAGGAGAAAATCGTATTGTTTCAATGGTTGCAGATCGTTCGGATTGGTGTATTTCTCGTCAGCGTTCTTGGGGCGTTCCCATTCCCGTTTTTTATGAGGAAGAAACGAACGAACCGCTATTAAATGAAGAGACGATTAACCACGTTCGAGAAATCATTGCCAAAAAGGGTTCGGATGCCTGGTGGGAGTTGTCGGTTGAGGAGTTATTGCCGGAAAGTTATCGCAACAATGGCAAAACCTATCGCAAGGGAACCGATACGATGGATGTTTGGTTTGATTCGGGTTCTTCTTGGTCTGCGGTTGTTCAACAACGGGAAGGATTGGAATATCCTGCTGATATTTATTTAGAAGGTTCGGATCAACATCGCGGTTGGTTTCAATCGAGTTTATTAACGAGTGTTGCAACGAATGGAATTGCGCCTTATAAAACGGTGTTAACCCACGGTTTTATCCTCGACGAACAGGGAAAAAAAATGAGTAAGTCTCTGGGAAATGGAGTTGAACCGGATACGATTATTAATGGGGGAAAAAATAAGAAGCAAGAACCACCCTATGGTGCAGATGTGATGCGTTTGTGGGTGTCTTCGGTAGATTATTCTTCTGATGTGCCGTTGGGTAGAAATATTCTCAAACAACTTTCGGATGTGTATCGCAAGATTCGCAATACGTCGCGATTTTTGTTGGGGAATTTGCACGATTTCAATCCCGAAGAACACGCGATTGCTTACGAGAATTTGCCTGAACTCGATAAGTATATGCTGCATCGAATTACGGAAGTTTTTGCCGATGTTACTGCGGCGTTTGAAAGTTTCCAATTCTTCCGTTTCTTCCAAACCGTACAAAATTTTTGTGTGGTGGATTTGTCTAATTTCTATCTCGATGTTGCCAAGGATCGGTTGTATATTTCCGATTTGAATTCCCCTCGCCGTCGCAGTTGCCAAACGGTGCTTGCGGTGGCGTTGGAAAATTTGGCTCGCGCGATCGCGCCCGTTCTTTCCCATTTAGCGGAGGATATTTGGCAATTTCTCCCCTACAAAACCTCTCATGAGTCCGTATTCGCATCGGGCTGGGTTGAAATGCAAAAACAGTGGGAAAATCCAGAACTCAAAGCTTCCTGGACATTTTTGCGCGAGTTGCGAGATGAGGTTAATAAGGTGATGGAGTCCGCCAGAAGTGCCAAAGCAATTGGTTCTTCTTTGGAAGCAAAAGTATTGTTGTACGTCCCCGACAGCGAAAAGCGAGCAAAGTTGCAGCAAATGAATCCCAAGGAGAGTTTTAGCAATAACTGTGTGGACGAATTGCGCTACCTCTTCCTCGCCTCTCAAGTGGAATTAGTCGATACTGCTGAAGCGGTTCAAAAAGCTGAGTTTAAGAGCGAATCTGACACCCTAGCGGTGGGAATTGTTAAAGCAGAAGGGGAGAAGTGCGATCGGTGTTGGAACTATTCTACCCACGTGGGCGAGTTCGGCGACGATCCCACAATTTGCGAGCGTTGTGTTGAGGCGTTGGCGGGTAAATTCTAA
- the cbiB gene encoding adenosylcobinamide-phosphate synthase CbiB, producing MEATIGSAILVLAAILDYWIGDPWGWLHPVQVMGWIISRYSDWVLEHFRGQRMRRIAGVLLGVGLILGSGLVGMGWIRGLSWIHPVLGAIAAIILLASCFAGRSLRRAAEDVLAPLEAGNLEGARSRLSQYVGRETQNLSESEILRAVLETVAENAIDGVTAPLFYGILGLLLFGSSGVALALAYKAASTLDSMVGYKTEPFADLGWFSAQLEDVLTLLPCRITVCAIALFSGKPRYVFQLCRRDASKDPSPNSGWSECAYAAALGVQLGGENVYGGIVKEKPRLGEPQKPITREVVEEALGLTRACVLLGLGVGIALSLICI from the coding sequence ATGGAGGCGACAATAGGCTCGGCAATCTTAGTGCTGGCAGCAATTTTAGATTACTGGATTGGCGATCCGTGGGGATGGTTGCATCCGGTGCAAGTGATGGGATGGATCATTTCTCGCTACAGCGATTGGGTTTTGGAGCATTTTCGGGGTCAAAGGATGCGTCGCATTGCGGGGGTTTTGTTGGGCGTGGGGTTGATTTTAGGGAGTGGGTTAGTTGGGATGGGGTGGATTCGAGGACTGTCTTGGATTCATCCGGTATTGGGCGCGATCGCGGCGATAATTTTATTGGCGAGTTGTTTTGCGGGACGCAGTTTGCGAAGGGCGGCTGAGGACGTTCTAGCGCCTTTAGAAGCGGGAAATTTAGAGGGGGCGCGATCGCGCCTCAGCCAGTATGTGGGACGCGAAACCCAGAACCTCTCGGAATCAGAGATACTGCGCGCTGTTCTCGAAACGGTGGCGGAGAATGCAATAGATGGGGTTACGGCTCCCTTATTTTATGGAATCCTGGGTTTATTACTCTTTGGATCGAGTGGTGTTGCCCTTGCTCTAGCCTACAAAGCTGCCAGTACTCTCGATTCGATGGTGGGATACAAAACCGAACCGTTTGCGGATTTGGGTTGGTTTAGCGCCCAATTAGAGGATGTTTTAACGCTCTTACCCTGTCGCATTACGGTTTGCGCGATCGCGCTCTTTTCAGGAAAACCGCGATACGTCTTCCAATTATGCCGTCGGGATGCCTCAAAAGATCCCAGTCCCAACTCTGGTTGGAGTGAGTGCGCCTACGCTGCGGCATTGGGCGTTCAGTTGGGGGGAGAAAATGTTTATGGGGGGATTGTCAAGGAAAAACCGCGATTGGGAGAACCCCAAAAGCCTATTACGCGAGAGGTTGTTGAGGAAGCGTTGGGACTGACTCGCGCCTGTGTTTTACTGGGTTTGGGAGTGGGGATTGCATTAAGCTTAATATGCATTTAA